One segment of Plasmodium vivax chromosome 14, whole genome shotgun sequence DNA contains the following:
- a CDS encoding clustered-asparagine-rich protein, putative (encoded by transcript PVX_100755A) translates to MSEEILNATIDGVPNARLHIQNIPPHLTEAHLRNLFGNAGYTITDVCYFNKNKKQSNNSFVNKKIYNTALITFGTHEEALSVLRNIKSLVDTSNQEKSIEAKFAVPNVNSNSGAKNNSGGHGGGGSGGGSGGGSGGGPLGNNNFQNSFNNNDDFGSGGMNSYNYFNNAGNAQGNLATRNMMKGKNPNNGMMMMMMMNSVNNTSGINGAVNPNNLHMNGAMFNQKNNFMMGSPNLGNGKGVPEMVKAEGEFSPGGGAGMGNMHSVGGVSGVVGVSGVGGVSGVGGVSGVGGVSGVGGVSGVGGVSGVGGVSGVGGVSGVGGVSAMNGLQGTHGEGGGGSPGMFRQMQSNNNGSGFQSSDLAMEECNENIEGLSLWEIYKDKNNNTFYFNNLTKHSQWNKPIHPNKLFHFNNNEKTKLNGPNGSNLFIFHIPSEWTDLDLFQHFCCFGNIISSKIQRDNTGRNSGFGFVSYDNILSAQHAIQFMNGYFVNNKYLKVQLKKGEAAEKA, encoded by the coding sequence ATGAGCGAAGAAATACTGAACGCGACCATCGATGGAGTCCCCAACGCCAGGCTGCACATACAGAACATCCCCCCGCACCTCACGGAGGCCCACCTGAGAAACCTGTTCGGAAACGCAGGCTATACCATAACAGACGTGTGCTActttaataaaaacaaaaagcaGTCCAACAATAGTTTTGTAAACAAGAAGATTTACAACACCGCGCTGATTACCTTTGGCACACATGAGGAGGCCCTGAGTGTCTTGAGGAATATAAAGAGCCTGGTGGATACGAGTAACCAGGAGAAGAGCATCGAGGCTAAGTTTGCCGTGCCCAATGTGAATAGCAATTCGGGTGCCAAGAATAATAGTGGCGGCCATGGCGGTGGGGGCAGCGGCGGGGGCAGCGGCGGAGGTAGTGGAGGCGGCCCACTTGGCAACAACAACTTCCAAAACAGCTTTAACAACAACGACGATTTTGGCAGCGGCGGAATGAACAGCTACAACTATTTTAACAACGCGGGAAATGCGCAGGGGAATTTGGCCACCAGGAATAtgatgaaggggaagaaccccaATAATGgaatgatgatgatgatgatgatgaacaGTGTAAACAATACGAGTGGCATAAACGGAGCGGTGAACCCGAACAACCTGCATATGAATGGCGCCATGTTTAATCAGAAGAATAACTTCATGATGGGCAGCCCGAACTTGGGCAACGGGAAGGGCGTGCCCGAGATGGTGAAGGCCGAAGGGGAGTTCTCCCCCGGGGGCGGCGCCGGCATGGGCAACATGCACAGCGttggcggggttagcggcgttgtcggagttagcggcgttggcggggttagcggcgttggaggggttagcggcgttggcggggttagcggcgttggaggggttagcggcgttggcgggGTGAGCGGCGTTGgaggggttagcggcgttggaggggttagcggcgttggaGGGGTTAGCGCCATGAACGGGCTGCAGGGCACACACGGAGAGGGCGGCGGAGGCAGCCCAGGCATGTTCAGGCAAATGCAAAGCAACAACAACGGAAGCGGCTTCCAGTCGAGCGACCTCGCAATGGAGGAGTGCAACGAAAATATCGAGGGGCTAAGTCTATGGGAAATATACAAAGATAAAAACAACaacactttttattttaataacttGACCAAGCATAGCCAGTGGAACAAACCCATTCACCCAAATAagttatttcattttaataacaaCGAAAAAACAAAGTTGAATGGTCCCAATGGAAGTAACTTATTCATTTTCCACATACCAAGTGAATGGACTGACCTAGACTTGTTTCAGCACTTCTGTTGCTTCggaaatataatttcttctAAAATCCAGAGGGACAACACGGGGAGGAACTCTGGGTTTGGCTTCGTGAGCTACGACAACATCTTGAGTGCGCAGCACGCCATTCAGTTTATGAACGGCTACTTTGTGAACAACAAGTATTTGAAGGTGCAGCTGAAGAAGGGCGAGGCGGCGGAGAAGGCCTAG